In Zea mays cultivar B73 chromosome 7, Zm-B73-REFERENCE-NAM-5.0, whole genome shotgun sequence, the following proteins share a genomic window:
- the LOC100272955 gene encoding peptide deformylase 1A, chloroplastic-like isoform X1 yields the protein MVGLLRPLSAAATLLLAPATPLTGSSVSASSVGGRRWRSVRADAGGGWLSGLLGGKGGGASTAMMVTPGTVKAGDPVLHEPAQEVAPGDVLSEKVQGVIDRMVDVMRRAPGVGLAAPQIGVPLRIIVLEDTQEYISYAPKKDIEAQDRRPFDLLVIINPKIKSTSKRTALFFEGCLSVDGYRAVVERHLDVEVSGLDRNGSTMKVRASGWQARILQHECDHLEGTLYVDKMVARTFRVVENLDLPLPTGCPQLGAR from the exons ATGGTTGGGCTCCTCCGTCCACTCTCCGCCGCCGCCACCTTACTCCTCGCCCCCGCCACGCCACTCACTGGTTCCTCAGTCTCCGCTAGTTCCGTCGGCGGCAGGCGGTGGAGAAGCGTGAGGGCGGACGCCGGCGGGGGCTGGCTATCCGGGCTGCTGGGCGGCAAGGGCGGCGGCGCGTCCACGGCGATGATGGTGACGCCGGGAACCGTGAAGGCCGGCGACCCCGTCCTGCACGAGCCCGCGCAGGAGGTGGCGCCGGGGGACGTGCTGTCCGAGAAGGTGCAGGGCGTCATCGACCGGATGGTCGACGTCATGCGCAGGGCCCCAGGCGTCGGCCTCGCCGCCCCGCAGATCGGCGTCCCGCTCAGG ATTATTGTTCTCGAGGATACGCAGGAGTACATCAGCTATGCACCCAAGAAGGACATCGAAGCACAAGACCGCCGCCCCTTTGATCTTCTC GTCATTATCAATCCAAAGATTAAGAGCACGAGTAAAAGAACCGCGCTGTTCTTTGAGGGATGTCTCAG TGTTGATGGATACAGGGCGGTCGTGGAGCGGCATCTGGACGTTGAAGTTTCAGGTCTGGACCGGAATGGGAGCACCATGAAGGTACGGGCTTCAGGATGGCAAGCGCGCATCCTCCAGCATGAATGTGATCATCTTGAAGGCACGCTGTATGTTGACAAGATGGTAGCAAGGACATTCAGGGTCGTCGAGAACTTGGATTTGCCCCTTCCCACTGGATGCCCTCAACTAGGTGCAAGATAA